In Arthrobacter alpinus, a single window of DNA contains:
- a CDS encoding HNH endonuclease signature motif containing protein gives MSTTARQPEHRSPVGGDTRVGEHIHQLLNLAHALVHATTTSAVGDTTVGETATTATAAAGGVVCGVQLGGLSDQELVGWAQDLEHLARFQQALNVQAAAEIAHRTSAGRYTALGTRGPKEMLVQSLQISTGEAARRLGLAEAILPTIDTITGTPTPPTQPVLGQAFLTGTIGQEQAIMVSKFVTDAQTLLHDGRISATTLHEVQSTLVTSGQNENPDFLRRIGTRVMSLLDPDGQQPGPAELRAKQGITFRQPRRGLVGFNGYLTLEQHETIMTIISRFTNPNHHKNINPTTTTNAGDTDTTAAADSAGLAGGVGRLQEQELTEQATLFEELAEFATLFTPTNPTPPDHSPTQSPAQSLGESPDDSSGASAPKASTQPPEPREPIDPSDPSGASGSLDPSGPGDAGWDPIWDDTGPLTPPEATTAPPTTTTNTGTGTTDGGVRVPPPGSEEMVAGLDPIDPNNTDPAVKDDRSYAQKLLDGVIDCLKLAARTDTLPLNGGLKAQLIITTRQEDLDRNDNQGLAFTVHHGPVPLTLFEQSLCDPDITRITLGTGQDILNAARTERLFTPAQRKLLLARDLGCTFPACTASALWCEAHHIIPWHQGGETNLNNAALLCSHHHTMIHTTDWTMELIHGTPHFTPHFTPPYLIDPTQTPRHNTYHHGLPTPTYPTTYNQGWNTQNNTNTTKQ, from the coding sequence ATGAGTACAACGGCAAGACAGCCGGAACACCGTTCACCGGTGGGAGGCGATACACGGGTTGGTGAACACATTCATCAACTCCTCAATCTTGCCCACGCCCTCGTCCACGCCACCACCACATCCGCTGTTGGCGACACCACTGTTGGTGAGACTGCCACCACCGCCACGGCTGCTGCGGGTGGGGTGGTGTGTGGTGTTCAGCTGGGTGGGTTGAGTGATCAGGAATTAGTGGGCTGGGCTCAAGACCTAGAACATCTGGCCCGGTTCCAGCAAGCCCTCAACGTCCAGGCCGCAGCCGAAATAGCCCACCGCACCAGTGCCGGCCGCTACACGGCCCTCGGGACCCGAGGACCCAAGGAAATGCTCGTGCAATCACTACAGATCAGTACCGGTGAAGCCGCCCGCCGGCTCGGGCTAGCCGAGGCGATCCTACCCACGATCGATACCATCACCGGGACCCCGACCCCACCGACTCAACCCGTCCTGGGCCAAGCGTTCCTCACCGGAACAATCGGTCAAGAACAAGCCATCATGGTCTCTAAATTCGTCACCGACGCTCAAACCCTGCTCCACGACGGACGAATCAGCGCCACAACCCTGCACGAGGTCCAAAGCACCCTCGTCACCTCGGGACAAAACGAGAACCCAGACTTCCTACGCCGCATCGGTACCCGCGTCATGAGCCTTCTAGACCCCGATGGTCAACAACCCGGCCCCGCCGAACTCCGCGCTAAACAAGGCATCACCTTCCGCCAACCCCGCCGCGGACTCGTCGGCTTCAACGGCTACCTCACCCTAGAACAACACGAAACCATCATGACCATCATCAGCCGCTTCACAAACCCCAACCACCACAAAAACATCAACCCCACCACCACCACCAATGCAGGCGATACAGACACCACAGCTGCGGCAGACTCGGCGGGTCTGGCAGGTGGCGTGGGGAGGCTCCAGGAGCAGGAACTCACAGAACAAGCGACCTTATTCGAGGAACTCGCCGAATTCGCCACCCTGTTCACCCCCACCAACCCCACACCACCCGATCACTCCCCAACTCAATCCCCAGCTCAATCCCTGGGTGAATCCCCAGACGATTCCTCGGGTGCATCGGCGCCGAAAGCTTCTACCCAACCCCCGGAACCCCGAGAACCCATTGATCCCTCTGATCCCTCAGGTGCGTCAGGTTCTTTGGATCCCTCGGGGCCAGGCGATGCTGGGTGGGATCCGATCTGGGACGACACCGGACCCCTCACCCCACCAGAGGCCACCACCGCTCCACCCACCACCACAACCAACACTGGAACTGGCACAACGGATGGTGGGGTGCGGGTACCGCCCCCGGGCTCAGAAGAGATGGTCGCGGGTCTAGACCCGATCGATCCGAACAATACCGACCCGGCCGTGAAAGATGATCGGAGCTACGCGCAGAAACTCCTCGATGGCGTCATCGACTGCCTCAAACTCGCCGCCCGCACCGACACGCTCCCGCTCAACGGCGGACTGAAAGCTCAACTCATCATCACCACCCGCCAAGAAGACCTCGACCGCAACGACAACCAAGGCCTCGCCTTCACCGTTCACCACGGCCCCGTACCACTAACCCTGTTCGAGCAATCCCTGTGCGATCCCGACATCACCCGCATCACCCTGGGAACCGGTCAAGACATCCTCAACGCCGCCCGCACCGAACGACTCTTCACACCCGCCCAACGCAAACTCCTCCTCGCCCGCGATCTCGGCTGCACCTTCCCGGCCTGCACAGCATCAGCCCTCTGGTGCGAAGCCCACCACATCATCCCCTGGCACCAAGGAGGCGAAACCAACCTCAACAACGCAGCCCTGCTCTGCAGCCACCACCACACCATGATCCACACCACCGACTGGACCATGGAACTCATCCACGGCACCCCACACTTCACCCCACACTTCACCCCGCCCTACCTCATCGACCCCACCCAAACACCACGCCACAACACCTACCACCACGGCCTCCCCACACCCACCTACCCCACCACCTACAACCAAGGCTGGAACACCCAAAACAACACAAACACCACCAAACAATAA